A section of the Teredinibacter franksiae genome encodes:
- a CDS encoding type IV pilus assembly protein FimV produces the protein MGRRILALLLTTIAIVVSPSVFALGLGEITLKSSLNQPLNAEIQLLQARDLTVSEILVGLASPEDFERVGVDRPYFLTNLKFKVELNGPNGPVILVTSQKQVREPFVNFVLQAQWPSGRLLREYTLLMDLPVFSDQQAAPVTGAQSQQVQQQNTIALGASPAADTRKPSNYNPRSNFDEAPSRPSVTQQSTASSYQGSASAESYADDSYGPVKANDTLWEIASRVRPDRAVSIQQTMLAIQRLNPEAFINNNINLLRKGQILRVPDREQIVEYSKRQAVSEVAVQNSQWTGGSESNLGVAGAQLEGSKSISSYEESSEEVGGRVSLSSPEDVTGTSGGRGAGAGSSSLDALENELAITLEHLDKSSRDNTE, from the coding sequence ATGGGTCGTCGAATACTGGCTTTGCTCCTGACCACGATTGCGATTGTTGTATCGCCGTCGGTTTTTGCGTTGGGGCTTGGTGAAATAACCCTTAAATCCTCATTGAATCAGCCACTGAACGCCGAAATTCAGTTGCTGCAAGCTAGGGATCTCACAGTCAGTGAAATTCTTGTAGGCTTGGCTTCTCCTGAAGATTTTGAGCGTGTTGGCGTAGACCGCCCATACTTTCTAACCAATTTGAAGTTTAAAGTGGAATTGAATGGCCCCAACGGCCCGGTTATTCTCGTTACTTCTCAAAAGCAGGTTCGTGAACCCTTCGTTAACTTTGTTCTTCAGGCGCAATGGCCCAGCGGTCGTCTTCTTCGAGAATATACGTTGTTAATGGACCTGCCTGTTTTTTCCGATCAACAGGCCGCTCCGGTAACCGGTGCGCAATCCCAGCAAGTGCAACAGCAGAATACTATTGCACTAGGGGCTTCACCTGCCGCCGATACAAGAAAGCCATCAAATTACAATCCTCGTTCAAACTTTGATGAGGCTCCTAGTCGTCCTAGCGTTACTCAACAAAGCACCGCTTCGAGCTATCAGGGCAGTGCGTCAGCGGAGTCCTACGCAGACGATTCATATGGGCCGGTTAAGGCCAATGATACGTTGTGGGAAATTGCCTCTCGCGTTAGACCTGATCGAGCCGTATCAATTCAGCAGACCATGCTGGCTATCCAACGCTTAAATCCAGAAGCATTTATTAACAACAACATCAATTTGTTGCGAAAAGGCCAAATTCTTCGGGTGCCAGACCGCGAACAAATTGTTGAATACTCCAAACGGCAGGCGGTGAGCGAAGTCGCTGTGCAGAATTCGCAGTGGACCGGAGGCTCTGAGTCGAACTTGGGCGTGGCTGGCGCTCAACTTGAAGGCAGTAAGTCGATATCGTCCTACGAAGAAAGTTCAGAGGAAGTGGGTGGGCGTGTGAGCTTGTCCTCCCCTGAAGATGTAACCGGTACTTCCGGGGGGCGGGGCGCTGGCGCCGGTAGCAGTAGTCTCGACGCATTAGAAAATGAACTGGCAATAACTTTAGAGCACCTGGACAAAAGTTCTCGAGACAATACTGAG